The sequence below is a genomic window from Pseudorca crassidens isolate mPseCra1 chromosome 7, mPseCra1.hap1, whole genome shotgun sequence.
GAAAACTGGACTGTACAGGGAAGTCTAATGAAAACCTtaggatactgaatataccaCTGAGATGAGCTAGTTTACAGTGTGACTTGAGGAACAAAAAGGtcaatcaaaaaacaaacaaaaaaaccccctcCAAAATATAAGTTACAGACATTCAGTGCCTCCTAGCAGAGCCtaaatcaaatttgaaaaaaaaaaagtaaaaaatgttaggaaaaaaattattaaggagtGGAGACAGTATCTatacttctttgaaaaatgtcttttttttctatcttatattaaaaagcaaaaggtCAGCTTTATATTCTTAAAGTCTCCTTTCCTGATTTGGGGAGATAGATAGGTGTGTTTCTAAGGCGGCTGCCCCATGACACCCAAGGGTATCACAAAGGCAGCAGCTCAATGCCCTGAAGGTGAACGAGAACAAAGTCCAGTGCAGAAGCTGTCCATCTGATGCAGTTTGGAGAATCCATGGCAGGGCagccggggaggggtggggtgcaaTAGGGTCAGGAAGGCTTGGGGAGGGGGACGGAGGGCAAGGGGGACCACAGAGTGAAGGACAGAGAGCGTCAAGTCACTTCAGATCTCAGCTGCCTGAACGTTTTACATCAGTTTTCTACCAACCTGCGCACCTGAACATGGAGTCTTTTAAAGCCCCCTTACTGAGAAAAGGAGGTGAAACATCTTCCCTCTTTCCCAAACACTCAGCTTTCCTGACACGCCCAGTTTAATGCACACGCGCCCGCGAGCAGGCGTGCGTACATGCACCAGGGGAgtgtatgtgtgcatgcgtgtgcgaCACTTCTGCGGCCACACGGATGAGCACAGAGCCGCCCACGCCCAAAGTGTGCACGCGTGATTgcgtacacacatgcacacacacactgaaaaaaGCACTTAAGTTTCCAGGGGGCATTTATAATGAGGTCCACAGTGTTTAGAActtaaattcctttttctttgtttgcgACAgtgttgtgtggtttttttttttcctaacgttctcttcttttttctttgttctttcttttcatccGGAAGTCTTAAAGCATGTTGGATTTCAGAAACATGAGTTTGTTCATATCTTCTGGACTGAGCAGTCGCCTCCTTTTGATGAGAAGTGCTTGTTCACACATATTTACACACCCGCTCCTGGCCCCCACGGCCGGCACCGCGAGGAGCCAGAAGGCGAGCTTGGCGAGTTTTGTGTGCTTTTGGGTCACGCACGACCAGTACTGGAAGAGATCCGGGGTGGCCTGGAAGAGGGGTTCCTGCAGGTAATCGTACACTTCCTTCTTCCCGAGCCGGTCGTCCTCCTGGGCGGCGGGGTTCTCGCCGGGGGCGGAGCGGGGCTTCTTGGCGGCGGGCTCGAAGTCGGCCTCCTCGGTCCAGGACTCCTTGACCTCGTTGATGAGCTCGCACACCTTGCCGATGATCTCCTCGTGCTGGTAGGGCGGGACGGGCCGCAGCTTCTGCTGTGGGTCCAGGATCATGGCCACCTTGTGCGCCGGGTGCACCTTGAAGTTCTCCTTGAGCGCCTCCAGGAAGAGGTGGCAGAGCTTGCTGACGGTGCCCGCGTCGTTGGCCTTGGCCGTGAACAGCTTCTCCAGCCTGACGTAGGTGGGCAGCACCAGCTGCAGGGTGGGCTGGCTCTCGTTGCTCAGCTCGATGACCGCCTGCTTCACCGGCGTCAGGATGGCGGCCAGGTTGCTGAGCAGGTGCTTGTTGAGGCTCTGGATGAGGTTCATCTTCTTAGCCCGGCTGTAGAACTCGCAGATCTGCTCGTAGCGCTCGTGCACCAGCAGCAGCGAGTCCGTGACCGAGTTCCAGCAGGGCGGCGGCGAGGTCTCCTCCAGCGAGCCGAAGGTCTCCTTGGCGAGCCCAGTAGAGCCCGCCAGGTCCTCACACACGTTGAGCAGCTCGATGACCTCGTGCATGCTGCGGGCCTGCAGCGTCCGCTTGCTCAGCACACTCTGCACCACCGAGTTCAAGGCACAGGCTGAGCAGCGAAGGCACATGCCGGCCTTGGAGAAGGCGGATGCGCTCACCCGGCAGTCTGTCACGTACACTGTCCTGATCTCCGACATCACGAACTCCGACAGCACGTTCTGCACCCAGTGGTGCACCAGGTCGCCGCTGTCGCGAATGTCCGCGCCCTTCACGCCCAGCACGTAGCTCTTGATGTGGTTGCCCTCTGCCTGGTAGGCCGTGAGGATGTAGCAGGAGTCAGGGCCGACGCTCTGCGAGTGACAGGTGACGCCGATGCCCAGGCAGGCGTTGCTGCCCAAGGCGCACGTCACCTTCACCTTCACCTGGTTGTACATGCGCGGCAGGTGCTTCAGCGCCAGCGTGTTGAAGTTGCCCAGGATCTCGGTGACTGAGAAGGCCCCGTAGCGGGCGCCGCTGTCCACCAGCGTCTGGGCCAGCTTCAGGAACTCCTTCCCGCTCACCACGCTCAGCGCGCCCAAGTCGGCACACATGACCCGCAGCAGCCGCTCTGCGATGTTCTGCCGCTCCTTCTCGGGGATCATGCTGTTAGGTGTTAAACCACTGGTCGTGGCTGGCAGGGGACACAAAGAGAGGTGTGATTAACCCTGCCAATCAAGGCTCCTTGGTCTGGCAGTGGCCTAATACTCAAGCATCTAGTGTTAGGAATTATGAACAGATTTCATCTTCCACACAAACTGATGGTCTTGGCAGTCTTTAATATGTGACAGTCTCACAGGAATAAAGTTCTGTGATTGATTAGTAATGCCTGCCGTGAGCATGGGAATAGACTGTAGTGATACGTGTGCAAATACTTGTTGCATGTCATTCACCTTGACCTCTGAAGCCAACCAGTCTAACCTCTTCCTCAATATAGGAATGGCCTCTAACACAGGAGTCGCTAGTGAATAAGGTACATGAGGCCACAGTGTCAGGAAAAAGCAGACAAGAGAAATCGTGGAGAGTGGATTTGGATTCTAATTCTGATTGTCACTAAtctgtgttctctgaccacaaacaGATCACCTCTCCCCAGGCTGCCTCTGTCCACCCCACGAGGTCAGAATTCCCACCAATGAGGTCTCAGGCATGAAAGTGCTTTGGAAACCATGATGCGTGGTCTTGCACCACCATGGGAGACACACAGGGGTGGGGATGTGGGAGCAGAGGGGAACAAGCTGGGGTTGAGGGGGAGGCCTCTGGAGGTGGGTGTAGTAGACTTCCACCAGTCCCCGGGTCCGCCCAGGAAAGACCTACTGTTGTTGGCActgttcctctgggcctggggcttccaCTTCTCCTCCACGACAGCAGGGGGCGATCGGGACTGGTTGGAGGCGATGTTGTTCTCGTTGTCTGCTGCGGGCACAAAGGGGACAGTGTGTTTCCCTGTAGTGCAAGAGGCCTGCCGGCTCACCAGGCGAGAAGAACTAGAGCATGCAGGTGGAGGCAAGACTGGCCTCTGGGActcaggcctgggttcaaatccggGCTCCTAAGACAACTATCTGAGGCCCGCAAAGCCTCATTTTCATCACTCGGAAGAATGAAGATAATCACACAATTGCCAGAAGGACTAACAAGAGATCATACAGGAAAAGAGCTGGGTACAGTGCTCAGCACGGAGTAAGCACTCAGGGAATGGGAACCGCTGTGTCCCGGGTCTGGCTGGGAGGCACCCCCCAACACCCCCGAGCACAAAGTTCTAGCTCTGAGACCCGGGAGGGGGTGCCCATTACACTCCAAGAGGCCAAAAGCATCTCACGCTCTTGCTTCTATAAAgtgtgccttttcatctttttagtatattttaaacttaaaagaaCACAACAAAACCAAAGCCCTATATGACATAAAGTATACAATTCCCAACCCCCTCGCTACATGTAGGAAGTGAAAACCAAAGTCTAGATACAGGAAAGGATTTGcccaggaaaacacagaaaaccagcagcagagctgggacggACATCCCAGGTCTCCCGGTTCCTAGCTGCCTCCTCCCTGCACGTCCCTAATTTTTGTTAACGTGTGCAGCCATTTTCAGTTTTAAGTAATGGGCAGGTACCATCCTCTATGCACGGTTAGTCCTTGACATTTCTGTAAGATCATATCTGAGTGGAAATGGTCTGAGTTACATGCCTGCCATCACAAATGGCCACACAGTCTTTTATCACACAATATTCCACAAATTGCTTAACTACACTCCAAGACCTAAGTTTCTGGGCTGTGCCGTTTACAATATTACTATTCTGCTATGAACCTACTTGCCTAATATTCTCATATTGTTTCTCTGTGCTCTTTGGCTGTTGTTGTGGGTGTATTTCTTTGAGACATCATCTTACAGGTAGAATTCACAACCTGAGGATATGAATGGGTCAGTGGCCTCTGTTCAGGGTTGCCAGACATCCTTCTTCCATTCTTCTCAGTTAAAGGCATCAGGCCTTAGAGGTCAAGGCCACACTATTCATAGAAGAGGCCTCCCCAACTTGTACATATTCAGTCAGCACTGCAAGACTAGTCAAGAGACTCTGGGATGTGCACTCAAGGAATAGTTTGCAGCCACTAGAAAGGTGGTCATGTAGACTGGAGCAACATGGGAAAATGCATAAGATAATGAAAAGCAAGCTCTAATCATAATGTCATACGTATTATTTATAGATACATATTTTAGACTCACAAGTCAAATAACGAACAAATCTATGCATCAAAAAAAGATGGGGAGGGGACTTTCACTTCTGCCCTCCAGATGCAAACAACTGCTAATCATGATGATATATGACTGCTTTCATACAGGCAACCCAGGGTCTGatcccagaaaaagaaacaaatgcggTGAGCTCTCTGACTGTGCAACTTACTGCCCGGAAGCAGTTTTCAAGATGCTGCGTAGGACCAGGGAACTGAACAGAGCCCAGCGGTCCCCTTGAAGAGACAGAGATTAAAGTTCAGGCAGGCCCAAGACAGCTAGAATTTACAGGGAAAAGTACCAAAGAGGAGGGAGTTACAAAAAGAGAGAGCTCTGGAGATTTCAATGGGGTTCCCTGGAGCCTTTGCTGTAGCTAATCTGCCTATGCATAGGGTCGAATTCCACAGGACTAGGGCAAGAATCACTAAAATGCAGTAGGCTGATAACTCCCAGGGCTCCCACGTGGGGGAAATCATCTGCATCCCCTCCACCAGAATGGAAAGACCTCAATGCATGAGAAATACTATGGGGCTAAATTAGCCATAGACTAAGCCACTAGATCTGCCCTAATACATTGAAAGAGCAAACCTCCAAAGTATTAAGGTGATCCCAGGTAACAAACTGTAAGCCAAGTTTAATACTcctaaaaaatacaacatctAGCATCTAACACTATAAAATGCACAATGTCATTCATCTAATAAGTACCAGACGTTCAAAATAGTAGGAAAATATGACCTATAACATAAGGAGACAAAccaatcaatagaaacagacctAGAAAGGACAGAGATGATGGAATTAGCTAATAAGGTGCTTACAACAGctgctgaaaaaaaatcagtgaagctGGAGACAGAGCAAAAAGACTACCCAATGAAAACCAGAGAGAGTAAAagattggaaataaataaatggagcatGGACAATGTTAAGGAGTCTAACATAAAtataattggagtcccagaaaaagGGGGtgaggcagaaaaaatatttgaagaaatggccAGAATCTTTCCAAATTGGAGGAAAACCATAAACCCAGGTTCTAAAAGCTCAACTGACCCCCAGcagaaatacataaagaaaacacCACCAAGGCACAGTATCATAATCCAATTGTTGAAAACCAATGACAAGAGAaactcttaaaagcagccagagaggggGACAAGTTAAGTACAGgggaacaaaaataacaacagacCCAGCAGGTAACAGAACAAACTATTAAAAGAGAATGTCAACCTAAaattctaaatgtccatcaatagatgaatgcataaagaagatatttatattatatttataatctaaatttatataatataaattatatttatacaatgggatattactcagccataaaaaagaatgaaatagtgccatttgcagctacatggatggacctagagatgatcatactaagtgaagcgagccagacaaataccatataatatcgcttatatgtggaatgtaaaataatgatacaaatgaacttatatatcaatacaaaacagaaacagacccacagacacagaaaacaaactcatggttaccaaagaggaaaggcggggagggatcaattaggagtttgggattaacatatatacactactatatataaaacagacaaacaacaaggacccactgtatagcacagggaactatactcgatattttgtaataacctataagggaaaagaatctgaaaaaaagatatgtatgtatgtataactgaatcactttgctgtgcacctgaaactaatgcaacattataaatcaactatacttcaatttaaaaaaaacacaaaaaaaattaaaaataaaataagggaatTCTAAATCCAGTGATACTATCTTTCACAGATGGAGGTAAAataaggaccaaaaaaaaaaaaaaaatcatacctgcaactataagaaatgttaaaggaagttctttaggtattaaaaaaaaaaatgacatcaccCCCCCCAAAGAGAAAATAACATCAAATAAGAATCTGGatctagagaaagaaataaagagttctggaaattgtacatgaatggatataaaaagtattttccctcatttttaatctctttaacaAGATAACTGACTGctcactggaaaaaaataacaatgaattgTGGTAATTATATGTAGAAATAAACCATATGTTAACAATAGAAGAAAGACTAGGGAGGGGAAATAGAAGATTGTGTTGAAAGTTTTTCACACAATATGAAAAGGATAATAGCCTTTAAATGTAGACTTGATAAGTTAGAAATGCATAGTTCAAAACCCAAATAGACTATAAAAAAAACAATAGTTATAGCAAATAAATCCATTGTAGAGATAAAAATGGAACCATAAAAAATTCTCAGTccaaaataaggcaaaaaattagagaaaaaggaataagCAACAAGTGAAACAATTAGTAAACAAATACGAaaatggtagatttaaacccagTAATACTGAAATCACATTAAATTTAAATGGTCTCCACATTTCAAATAAAAGTAGACTTTGTCATActtaataaaaaagcaagaccccaTGATATGCTATCTATAAGAAACCTATTTAAATATGAAGACATggataagttaaaagtaaaaggttaaataaaggtaaaacatacaaacagtaATGAAGAGAAAGGTGGAGATGCTTGTGACAGTATTACAGAAAGAACAGACCTCAGAACAAGAAATATGATCAGGGGTAACAAGAGaccctacataatgataaagtggTCAAATCACCAAGAATATATACTAATCCTAAGTGTGTGTGCAAGTGATAAAAGAGCATtaaaacacatgaaacaaaagctgagaaaactgaaaaaagaaatagataaacctAACAACTGGAAATTTCAACTGTCTTCTCTCAGTAATTGCTACTCtcatgagaaaagagaaaaaaagactgaatataAATGAACAGAGTGGACAACACCAAGCAGTCCCATATACATATAACTAGCTTACCAGAAAAACGAGGTGGAACAGAAAAAtactgaaatcatataaagtataGCCTCTGACCATAactgaattaaattagaaatcaacaacaaaaagacatttGGAGAAATTTCAACTATTTGAATATTAAACATCACAGTTGTAAATAGCCCATAGGTCAAAGAAACATAAGGGAGATCAGAAAATGTTCTGAACTAAACATTAAAACATAACgtttcaaaatttgtgggatacatctaaataaatgttatttataacattaaataattatattagaaaagaataaacatttaaaatcagtGTTATAAAGCTTCTACACTAAGAGATCTGAAGAGTAAGTTTAAAGAGTAAGTTGAGTCTAAcataagcagaagaaaggaaataatacagataaaagcagaaattaatgaaacagaagaTGGATAaacacaatagagaaaaatcaatgaaactaaaagctaatTTTTTGTAGAgatcagtaaaattgataaacctctaacaagaaacattaaaaaaagaaaaagaggacacaaATTATTAGTAGCAGGAGTAAAAGaaggggacatcactacagatgcTACACATATCAAAGGGATTAAAATGATTATGAATAACTTTAGGccaataaattcaacaatttaagtgaggcaaaaaaaaacaaacaaaaaaaccccctaaAAAACATAAAGTACCAAAGTTCACTCCAGAAGAAACAGGTAACCTCAAATCTCTTAAGTTCTATAACTATTAAGAAATTCAGTTCATAGTTTACAtaatttcccacaaagaaaattcccATATGGGTTCACTGGAAAGTTTGACCACATATTTAAGGCAGGAATAATACAAATTCTAAACAAATTCTCCCAGAATTAGAATAGGAAAGAACATTTCCCAAATCATTTTATAAGGCTGTCATTACCCTGAtccaaaactagagaaaaaaattacaagaaaagaaactacagaccaacatccttcataaacatatacacaaaaatccttaacaaactaTTAGCAAGCcaaatatagtaatatataaaaataacaacacatcatgggagttccctggcagtttcagtggttaggactcagcactttcacagctgtggcccgggttcaacccctggtcagggaactaagatctcgcaagtcatgtggccaaaaataaaaaatataaaaataaaaaataacatatcaTGAATAAATGAAGCTTATCCCAGAAATAGAATAGTTACAGAAAACCAATCAGTGTAATTCCCTATactaagaggaaaacaaaaatacgAAAAATCATCTCCACAGATATAAATGCActttaaaatgtgataaaattcaatacccaCCTATGATACAAAAcctcagcaaactaggaagagaaggaaacttTCTCAACCTCATAaaggacatcaaaaacaaaaaacaaaaaaaaacaagtttactgatctgatagaaataaaaaggattataaggaaATACTATGAACAGTAGTATTCCAACAAATTAGATGACCTGgatgaaacagacaaattcctAGAGAGACATAAACTACTAAAACTGATTCAAGAAGTAGAAAATCTGGATAGATCTATTAAAAAGACTGAATTAGCAGTCAAAACAccgaccataaaaaagaaaaggaaagcccaGGCTCAGATAGCTTCATCAGTGAAttctataaaaagttaaaagaacacTTCACAAATTCTTCTGTGAATTtgagaggagggaacacttctcaattcattctatgaggcaggTATTATTCTGATACCAAAACATGACTGAGAagtcacaagaaaaaacaaactatagTCCACTATGccttatgaatatagatacaaacaTCCTTAATAAAACAGAGCAgaccaaatccagcaacatatacaACAggttatacaccatgatcaggtggtatttattccaggaatacaagattagttcaacacacaaaaatcaataccatattaaaagaataaaggacaaaaaccacacgataatttcaatagatgcagaaaaattatttgacaaaaatccaacaccctctcatgataaaaacactcaacaaactaggaattgAAGGGAACTTTTTCAACTTGacaaagggcatctatgaaaaacccactgCCAACATCATAGTTAATGGTTAAACATGAAAAACTTTcctcttaagatcaggaacaagataagaatgtccactctcttttattcaacatgtattagaggttctagccaggtcaatgaaagaaaaaaagaaagaaagaataaaaaagaaaagaaaaataaagggcatCCACATgaatggaagaagtaaaatgatctaCTTACAGAttacagatgacatgactgtgtgtatagaaaatcctatggaatacacacacacacacacacacacaactattaAAACTTATAAATAAGTTCAGCAAGGTTTCAGGATATGACATCAATATGCTAAAAAAAGTCAATTATATTTCTCTACGTTAGCAATGAACactccaaaaattaaattaaggaaataattccatttataaaagcttctaaaagaataaaatacttaggaataaatttacaaaagaagtataagacttgtacacttaaaactaaaaacattattgaaagaactcaaagaagatttaaataaatgaagaggcatCCCATGTTCAAAGactggaagacaatattgttaaaacGGCAATATTCCCCAAGTTGAtctagattcaacacaatccctatcaaaagtcCTGCTGTCGTTTTTGCAGATATTGACAAGTTGAGCCTAAAGTTTATGTGacacagaatagccaaaacactcttgaagaagaacaaagttgggggGCTTAGACTTCCCGATTTCAAAGCTGTTATAAAGtcacagtaatccagacagtgtgcttctggcacaaacacagacgtacagatcaatgaaatagaattcagaatccagaaataaaccctcacatttacagtcaattgatttttgacaagggtgccaggATAATTCAATGGGGGAACAAAGAGTCTTTCTAAAAATGGTGCTGAGATAACTGGATatccaaaagaatgaagctgggcCCCTACctcataccacatacaaaaattaacacagAATGGAATACAGGCCTAAATGTAacagtgaaaactataaaactcttataagcAAACAGAGGAGTTAAGTCTCTGTGACCCTgggttaggcaatgatttcttacatatgacatcaaaagtataaacaatgaaagaaaaagtagGCAGTCGTCATCAAAAatctttgtgcttcaaaggacagcatcaagaaagtgaaaagacaacctacagaatgggagaagatatttgtaaatcatatatctataGAGCCCTCgtatataaagataaaaagatctcttacaactcaataataaaaaaacccaattaaacaatgggcaaaggatctgaatagacatttctccaaagaagatatttaaatggccaataagcacatgaaaaagtgttcaacatcatttgtcatcaGGAATACAcagattaaaatcacaatgacatATCCCTTAAtgcactagaatggctataatcaaaaagccAGATAATAACGAGCGTtatcaaggatgtggagaaactggacccctcacacactgttggtggaaatgtaaaaatggtgtagccacttgaggaaacagtatggcagttccctaaaaggttaaatatagagtgaccaaatgacccagcatttctactcctaggtatctacctaGTAGttaaaaacattgtaaagcaattatactccaataaagacgttaaaaaaaaaaatgttcacacaGGGACTTGCACTTGGgcattcacagcagctttattcgtaatagccccaaactggagacagcctaaatgtccatctgtaggggaatagataaacaaattgtggtatatccaaacaatgaaatattactcagaaataaaaagaaatactgataTCACAGAACAACAGGGATGAGCCTCAAAAGGATGCTAAAGTGAAAGAAGTGAGACACAAACGACTAAATATCATCTAATTCCATTTATACAGAATTCCagtaaaggcaaaactataacAAAAGAAAG
It includes:
- the ZNF618 gene encoding zinc finger protein 618 isoform X4; translation: MNQPGGAAAPQADGASAAGRKSTASRERLKRNQKSTKVEGPEPVPAEASLSAEQGTMTEVKVKTELPDDYIQEVIWQGEAKEEKKGVSKDGTGDVPAEICVVIGGVRNQQTLGSYECGICGKKYKYYNCFQTHVRAHRDTEATSGEGASQGNNFRYTCDICGKKYKYYSCFQEHRDLHAVDVFSVEGAPENRADPFDQGVVATDEVKEEPPEPFQKIGPMNNITSEIFKKKEVRQCQKRETGNYTCEFCGKQYKYYTPYQEHVALHAPISTAPGWEPPDDPDTGSECSHPEVSPSPRFVAAKTQTNQSGKKAPASVVRCATLLHRTPPATQTPTFRTPNSGSPASKATAAESAFSRRVEGKAQNHFEETNSSSQNSSEPYTCGACGIQFQFYNNLLEHMQSHAADNENNIASNQSRSPPAVVEEKWKPQAQRNSANNTTTSGLTPNSMIPEKERQNIAERLLRVMCADLGALSVVSGKEFLKLAQTLVDSGARYGAFSVTEILGNFNTLALKHLPRMYNQVKVKVTCALGSNACLGIGVTCHSQSVGPDSCYILTAYQAEGNHIKSYVLGVKGADIRDSGDLVHHWVQNVLSEFVMSEIRTVYVTDCRVSASAFSKAGMCLRCSACALNSVVQSVLSKRTLQARSMHEVIELLNVCEDLAGSTGLAKETFGSLEETSPPPCWNSVTDSLLLVHERYEQICEFYSRAKKMNLIQSLNKHLLSNLAAILTPVKQAVIELSNESQPTLQLVLPTYVRLEKLFTAKANDAGTVSKLCHLFLEALKENFKVHPAHKVAMILDPQQKLRPVPPYQHEEIIGKVCELINEVKESWTEEADFEPAAKKPRSAPGENPAAQEDDRLGKKEVYDYLQEPLFQATPDLFQYWSCVTQKHTKLAKLAFWLLAVPAVGARSGCVNMCEQALLIKRRRLLSPEDMNKLMFLKSNML
- the ZNF618 gene encoding zinc finger protein 618 isoform X2 — encoded protein: MNQPGGAAAPQADGASAAGRKSTASRERLKRNQKSTKVEGPEPVPAEASLSAEQGTMTEVKVKTELPDDYIQEVIWQGEAKEEKKGVSKDGTGDVPAEICVVIGGVRNQQTLGSYECGICGKKYKYYNCFQTHVRAHRDTEATSGEGASQGNNFRYTCDICGKKYKYYSCFQEHRDLHAVDVFSVEGAPENRADPFDQGVVATDEVKEEPPEPFQKIGPMNNITSEIFKKKEVRQCQKRETGNYTCEFCGKQYKYYTPYQEHVALHAPISTAPGWEPPDDPDTGSECSHPEVSPSPRFVAAKTQTNQSGKKAPASVVRCATLLHRTPPATQTPTFRTPNSGSPASKATAAESAFSRRVEGKAQNHFEETNSSSQNSSETASPLISNPFPLLQKPYTCGACGIQFQFYNNLLEHMQSHADNENNIASNQSRSPPAVVEEKWKPQAQRNSANNTTTSGLTPNSMIPEKERQNIAERLLRVMCADLGALSVVSGKEFLKLAQTLVDSGARYGAFSVTEILGNFNTLALKHLPRMYNQVKVKVTCALGSNACLGIGVTCHSQSVGPDSCYILTAYQAEGNHIKSYVLGVKGADIRDSGDLVHHWVQNVLSEFVMSEIRTVYVTDCRVSASAFSKAGMCLRCSACALNSVVQSVLSKRTLQARSMHEVIELLNVCEDLAGSTGLAKETFGSLEETSPPPCWNSVTDSLLLVHERYEQICEFYSRAKKMNLIQSLNKHLLSNLAAILTPVKQAVIELSNESQPTLQLVLPTYVRLEKLFTAKANDAGTVSKLCHLFLEALKENFKVHPAHKVAMILDPQQKLRPVPPYQHEEIIGKVCELINEVKESWTEEADFEPAAKKPRSAPGENPAAQEDDRLGKKEVYDYLQEPLFQATPDLFQYWSCVTQKHTKLAKLAFWLLAVPAVGARSGCVNMCEQALLIKRRRLLSPEDMNKLMFLKSNML
- the ZNF618 gene encoding zinc finger protein 618 isoform X10; translation: MTEVKVKTELPDDYIQEVIWQGEAKEEKKGVSKDGTGDVPAEICVVIGGVRNQQTLGSYECGICGKKYKYYNCFQTHVRAHRDTEATSGEGASQGNNFRYTCDICGKKYKYYSCFQEHRDLHAVDVFSVEGAPENRADPFDQGVVATDEVKEEPPEPFQKIGPMNNITSEIFKKKEVRQCQKRETGNYTCEFCGKQYKYYTPYQEHVALHAPISTAPGWEPPDDPDTGSECSHPEVSPSPRFVAAKTQTNQSGKKAPASVVRCATLLHRTPPATQTPTFRTPNSGSPASKATAAESAFSRRVEGKAQNHFEETNSSSQNSSETASPLISNPFPLLQKPYTCGACGIQFQFYNNLLEHMQSHAADNENNIASNQSRSPPAVVEEKWKPQAQRNSANNTTTSGLTPNSMIPEKERQNIAERLLRVMCADLGALSVVSGKEFLKLAQTLVDSGARYGAFSVTEILGNFNTLALKHLPRMYNQVKVKVTCALGSNACLGIGVTCHSQSVGPDSCYILTAYQAEGNHIKSYVLGVKGADIRDSGDLVHHWVQNVLSEFVMSEIRTVYVTDCRVSASAFSKAGMCLRCSACALNSVVQSVLSKRTLQARSMHEVIELLNVCEDLAGSTGLAKETFGSLEETSPPPCWNSVTDSLLLVHERYEQICEFYSRAKKMNLIQSLNKHLLSNLAAILTPVKQAVIELSNESQPTLQLVLPTYVRLEKLFTAKANDAGTVSKLCHLFLEALKENFKVHPAHKVAMILDPQQKLRPVPPYQHEEIIGKVCELINEVKESWTEEADFEPAAKKPRSAPGENPAAQEDDRLGKKEVYDYLQEPLFQATPDLFQYWSCVTQKHTKLAKLAFWLLAVPAVGARSGCVNMCEQALLIKRRRLLSPEDMNKLMFLKSNML